In Oryza sativa Japonica Group chromosome 2, ASM3414082v1, the following are encoded in one genomic region:
- the LOC107275615 gene encoding receptor-like protein 3, with protein MREFMQMTPHSPWRSRLAMPYSGLATAALLLLLLIVATSAMACVEQEKSSLLQFLAELSHDGGIAMSWQNGTNCCVWEGITCNEDGAVIEVRLTSKGLEGQIAPSLGELTSLSRLNLSYNSLSGGLPAELMSSGSIVVLDVSFNRLNGDLQELNPSVSDRPLQVLNISSNRFTGEFPSITWEKMRNLVAINASNNSFTGHIPSSFCSNSPSFAVLDLGYNQFSGNIPPGIGKCSALRLLKANANNIRGPLPGDLFNATSLEYLSFANNGLQGTIDDALIVKLINLVFVDLGWNRFSGKIPNSIGQLKRLKELHICSNNLSGELPSSLGDCTKLVTINLRGNKLTGELAKVNYSNLPNLKTLDFASNHFTGKIPESIYSCSNLTWLRLSSNRLHGQLTKNIQNLNSITFLSLSYNNFTNIKNTLHILKSLRNLNVLLIGGNFMHEAMPQDETIDGFENIFGISIHDCALTGKIPSWLSKLGNLAVLDLSNNKLRGPIPTWINSLNFLKYADISNNSLSGEIPQALMEIPMLKSDKIADNSDPRAFPFPVYAGACLCFQYRTVTAFPKMLNLGNNKFTGAIPMEIGELKALVSLNLSFNNLNREIPQSISNLKNLMVLDLSYNHLTGAIPPALVNLHFLSEFNVSHNDLKGSVPIGGQFSTFPSSSFAGNPELCSPILLHRCNVAEVDLSSPNSTKEYINKVIFVIAFCVFFGVGVLYDQIVLSRYFRLN; from the coding sequence ATGAGAGAGTTCATGCAGATGACACCACATTCTCCGTGGAGAAGCAGGCTAGCGATGCCGTACTCTGGCCTCGCTACTGCTGCATTATTGCTGCTGCTTCTCATCGTGGCCACCTCCGCCATGGCTTGCGTCGAGCAGGAGAAGAGTTCTCTCCTCCAGTTCCTTGCTGAGCTGTCGCATGACGGTGGCATCGCCATGTCATGGCAGAATGGCACGAACTGCTGTGTGTGGGAGGGCATCACCTGCAATGAAGATGGGGCTGTCATTGAGGTTCGTCTCACCTCTAAAGGCCTTGAAGGGCAAATCGCACCGTCGCTGGGAGAGCTCACCAGCTTGTCGCGCCTCAACCTGTCGTACAACTCCCTATCTGGCGGCCTTCCAGCAGAGCTGATGTCTTCTGGCAGCATTGTCGTCCTTGATGTCAGCTTCAATCGCCTCAACGGGGACCTGCAAGAGTTGAATCCATCAGTATCTGACAGGCCACTGCAGGTACTGAATATCTCAAGCAACCGGTTTACAGGAGAATTTCCATCCATCACATGGGAGAAAATGAGGAACCTGGTCGCAATCAACGCGAGCAACAACAGTTTTACCGGGCACATACCTTCCTCCTTCTGCAGCAATTCGCCATCTTTTGCTGTTCTTGATCTTGGGTACAACCAGTTCAGTGGCAACATCCCCCCTGGAATAGGTAAATGTTCTGCCCTTAGACTTCTCAAGGCTAATGCCAACAACATCAGAGGGCCTCTCCCAGGTGATCTCTTCAATGCCACATCATTGGAGTACCTCTCTTTCGCTAACAATGGATTGCAAGGAACAATTGATGATGCTCTCATCGTAAAGCTCATCAATCTTGTTTTTGTTGATCTTGGATGGAATAGATTCAGTGGCAAGATCCCAAATTCTATAGGCCAGTTGAAAAGACTAAAGGAGCTTCACATTTGCAGCAACAACTTATCTGGAGAGCTGCCATCATCATTGGGAGATTGCACAAAACTAGTAACCATCAACCTCAGGGGAAACAAGTTGACGGGTGAGCTTGCCAAGGTTAACTACTCCAATCTACCCAATCTGAAAACATTAGATTTTGCCTCGAATCACTTCACCGGCAAAATTCCAGAAAGCATATACTCATGTAGTAATTTGACTTGGTTGCGGCTATCTTCCAATAGGCTTCACGGCCAGTTGACAAAGAACATACAGAATCTGAATTCTATCAccttcttatctctttcctaCAACAATTTTACAAATATCAAAAATACTCTTCACATACTCAAGAGCTTAAGGAACCTCAATGTCTTGTTAATTGGGGGCAACTTCATGCACGAAGCTATGCCACAGGATGAAACAATTGATGGTTTCGAGAATATTTTTGGTATTAGCATACATGATTGTGCATTGACTGGAAAAATACCTAGTTGGCTCTCAAAGCTCGGAAATTTGGCAGTTTTAGATTTATCCAACAATAAACTCAGGGGACCTATACCAACCTGGATCAATAGCCTAAACTTCCTTAAGTATGCAGACATATCCAATAATAGCCTTTCAGGAGAAATACCACAAGCACTAATGGAGATACCAATGCTAAAATCAGATAAGATTGCAGATAACTCAGACCCAAGAGCCTTTCCGTTTCCAGTGTATGCAGGCGCATGTCTGTGTTTTCAGTACCGTACAGTTACTGCTTTCCCTAAAATGTTGAATCTAGGTAATAACAAATTCACTGGTGCGATCCCGATGGAGATTGGTGAGTTGAAAGCACTCGTTTCACTCAACTTGAGCTTCAACAACCTAAACAGGGAGATCCCACAATCGATCAGCAACCTCAAGAATCTGATGGTTCTAGACCTGTCATACAACCATCTGACAGGTGCAATCCCTCCAGCACTGGTGAACCTTCACTTCCTTTCTGAATTCAATGTTTCCCACAATGATCTAAAAGGGTCTGTACCAATTGGAGGCCAGTTCAGCACATTTCCAAGTTCTAGTTTTGCTGGAAACCCAGAGCTATGCAGCCCGATACTTTTGCACCGTTGCAATGTAGCAGAAGTAGATTTGTCTTCCCCAAACTCAACAAAAGAGTACATCAACAAGGTCATCTTTGTGATTGCTTTTTGTGTATTCTTTGGAGTAGGAGTGCTATATGATCAGATAGTTCTATCCAGATATTTTCGGTTGAACTGA
- the LOC4328349 gene encoding uncharacterized protein produces MASDGLGRAVPRSNPVTTVVLRPDPVVAGVPRLTSDGSTGGGGRKAACGRPPCSPLLLFLLPLLPARCRHHGCPPPALRVAAAVRRWTSTLTWPTRASPPRWTSRTRLQECSEFVEFSAPQLTIMGEAATPARQEDVFQVAGHASSIA; encoded by the exons ATGGCGAGCGACGGGCTCGGCAGGGCTGTCCCCCGCTCGAATCCGGTGACGACGGTCGTCCTCCGCCCGGATCCAGTGGTGGCGGGCGTCCCTCGCCTGACCTCGGACGGAtccaccggcggcggtgggaggaaaGCAGCGTGCGGCAGGCCACCTTGcagtcctctcctcctcttcctcctcccgcttctTCCTGCCCGCTGCCGTCATCATGGTTGTCCTCCACCAGCTCtccgcgtggccgccgccgtccgccgatGGACGTCGACTCTGACCTGGCCGACAAGGGCAAGCCCACCCAGATGGACCTCGAGGACCAG ACTACAGGAATGCTCTGAATTTGTGGAGTTTTCTGCACCTCAGCTGACGATCATGGGGGAGGCTGCAACCCCAGCGAGGCAGGAGGATGTTTTCCAGGTGGCGGGTCACGCCTCGTCGATAGCATAG
- the LOC4328351 gene encoding LRR receptor-like serine/threonine-protein kinase GSO1 produces the protein MPTLCLVLALILFSASSISCCTDHERNCLLQFLAGLSQDGHGGLAASWPQGTDCCSWEGITCSSSTASKAVTITDILLASKKLEGSISPALGRLPGLQRLNLSHNSLSGGLPAEIMSSDSIVILDISFNLLNGDLQDSPSSSASGRRIQVINVSSNSFSGRFPFSSWEEMENLVVLNASNNSFTGPMPTFFCIRSSSFAMLDLSYNHFSGNLPPEIGNCSSLRLLKAGHNSLRGTLPDELFNVTSLEHLSFPNNGLQGVLDGAGMIKLRNLVVLDLGFNMFSGNIPDSIGKLKRLEEIHLHHNSMAGELTPAIGSCTNLKALNLGSNNFSGELGKVNFSKLSSLKSLHVSYNSFAGTIPESVYTCSNLNALQLSFNKFHGQLSFRITNLKSLTYLSLAENSFTNISNTLQILKSSRDLTTLLIGGNFRDEEISDDKTVDGFENLKVLAMENCPLFGNIPIWISKLKNLEMLFLFNNHLSGSIPVWISTLNSLFYLDLSNNSLSGEIPAELTEMPMLRSEMVTSHLDIKIFELPVYTGPSPKYFTVSDFPAVMILENNKLTGVIPTEIGQLKALLSLILGYNNLHGEIPETILDLTNLEILDLSNNHLTGTIPADLNNLNFLSALNVSNNDLQGPVPTGGHLDTFPRSSFDGNPRLCGHILDQDCDDPVMVDSPQGSSRQGGYKVIFVIAFGAFFGVGVLLDQLCLSRFLGFSRKIAIMKPMPRQLSSSSNRDNSRFCMPPFGQALLLLLLCFVCHAGSCTEQERESLLQFLSGLSNDGGLGVSWQNGTDCCTWEGITCSGNGAVVEVISLASRGLEGSISPSLGDLTGLLRLNLSRNSLSGGLPLELVSSSSIVVLDVSFNYLTGGLSELPSSTPDRPLQVLNISSNLFTGNFPSTTWERMNNLVVLNASNNRFTGQMPTSFCASAPSFAVLELSYNQFSGRIPAGLSNCSKLTLLSASYNNLTGTLPDELFDLTSLKHLCFLRNQLEGSIKGITKLKNLVTIDLGQNRLSGSIPNSIGQLKRLEKLHLAYNSMSGELPSTVGNCRNLKNMNLGGNNFSGDLGNVNFSTLRNLQSLDLMSNNFTGTVPESIYSCRNLSALQLSNNSFHGQLSEKIRNLKCLSFVSLVDISLTNITGSLQILQSCRNLTTLLIGYNFMQETMPEDDEIYGFENLRIFSLNDCSLSGKIPKWLSKLTNLEMLSLYNNQLNGAIPDWISSLNFLFHIDISNNSLSGEIPSALVEMPMLKSDNVPPKVFELPICTGYALQYRINSAFPKVLNLGINNFTGIIPNEIGQLKALQLLNLSSNRLSGEIPESIYKLTNLQVLDLSSNNLTGTIPDGLNKLHFLSAFNISNNDLEGPVPNAGQLSTFPSTSFDGNPKLCGPMLARHCGLAQTPFVSTKQNADKVVSSFVFMISFGAFFAVGVLYDQIVLSRFF, from the exons ATGCCTACTCTCTGCCTCGTTCTTGCGCTGATCCTTTTCTCTGCATCTTCCATCAGCTGCTGCACAGACCATGAGAGAAACTGTCTCCTCCAGTTCTTGGCTGGGCTCTCGCAAGACGGCCATGGTGGCCTTGCCGCATCGTGGCCGCAAGGCACAGACTGCTGCTCATGGGAAGGCAtcacctgcagcagcagcacggccAGCAAGGCCGTCACAATCACAGACATCTTGCTGGCCTCCAAGAAACTCGAAGGCAGCATATCACCTGCTCTTGGCAGGCTACCAGGTTTGCAGCGTCTGAACCTGTCGCACAACTCACTGTCCGGTGGATTACCTGCAGAAATAATGTCGTCAGACAGCATCGTCATCCTTGACATCAGCTTCAACCTCCTCAATGGAGACCTGCAAgattcgccgtcgtcttcggcttCCGGTCGCCGCATTCAGGTGATCAACGTCTCCAGCAACTCGTTTTCAGGACGGTTTCCGTTCAGCTcatgggaggagatggagaatCTGGTTGTGCTCAACGCCAGCAACAACAGTTTCACTGGGCCGATGCCAACCTTCTTCTGCATCAGATCGTCCTCCTTTGCCATGCTCGATCTCTCTTACAACCATTTCAGTGGCAATTTGCCGCCGGAGATCGGTAACTGTTCTTCGTTAAGATTGCTAAAGGCTGGCCACAACAGCCTCAGAGGGACTCTCCCTGATGAACTCTTCAATGTGACCTCGCTGGAGCACCTCTCTTTTCCTAACAATGGTTTACAGGGAGTTCTTGATGGTGCAGGCATGATCAAGCTCAGGAATTTGGTTGTCCTTGATCttggattcaatatgttcagtGGCAACATCCCTGATTCCATTGGGAAGCTCAAGAGGCTGGAGGAGATTCACTTGCACCACAACAGCATGGCAGGGGAGCTGACACCAGCTATAGGCAGctgcacgaatctcaaagcaTTAAATCTTGGGAGCAACAACTTCAGTGGAGAGCTTGGCAAGGTCAACTTCTCCAAACTGTCTAGTCTAAAATCTTTGCATGTCTCATATAACAGCTTCGCTGGCACAATTCCTGAGAGTGTCTACACATGTAGCAACCTGAATGCATTGCAACTATCGTTTAACAAGTTCCATGGTCAGCTCTCATTCAGAATAACCAACCTCAAGTCACTAACCTACCTATCACTTGCTGAAAACTCTTTTACAAATATTTCAAATACACTTCAAATCCTCAAGAGCTCTAGAGATctcaccaccttgcttattgGAGGCAACTTTAGGGATGAGGAAATTTCAGACGACAAAACAGTTGATGGTTTTGAGAATCTTAAGGTTCTTGCTATGGAAAACTGTCCACTGTTTGGAAATATACCTATTTGGATATCAAAACTCAAGAATCTGGAGATGCTATTCTTGTTTAACAATCATTTAAGTGGATCAATACCGGTTTGGATCAGCACCTTAAACTCCCTATTCTATCTAGATTTATCAAACAACAGCCTTTCAGGGGAAATCCCAGCAGAGTTAACAGAGATGCCAATGCTAAGATCAGAAATGGTTACATCTCATTTGGACATAAAGATCTTTGAGCTGCCTGTTTACACTGGTCCATCACCTAAGTACTTCACTGTCAGTGATTTCCCTGCAGTGATGATTCTGGAAAACAACAAATTAACAGGTGTGATCCCAACAGAGATTGGTCAGTTGAAGGCACTACTCTCACTCATTCTGGGCTACAACAACCTACATGGAGAGATTCCAGAAACAATCCTTGATCTTACAAACCTGGAAATACTAGACCTGTCCAACAACCATCTCACTGGTACAATTCCAGCTGACCTGAACAACCTGAACTTCCTCTCTGCACTCAACGTCTCCAACAATGACTTGCAAGGGCCTGTTCCAACTGGAGGACACCTGGATACATTCCCAAGATCCAGCTTCGATGGAAATCCGAGGCTATGCGGCCATATACTAGATCAAGATTGTGATGATCCAGTAATGGTAGATTCACCTCAAGGTTCCAGCAGACAAGGAGGTTACAAGGTCATCTTTGTGATTGCATTTGGTGCCTTCTTTGGAGTAGGGGTGTTGTTAGATCAGTTGTGCTTGTCGAGGTTTCTCGGC TTTTCAAGAAAAATAGCAATAATGAAGCCAATGCCAAGACAGCTCTCTTCAAGCAGCAACCGAGATAATAGCAGATTCTGCATGCCTCCCTTCGGCCAAGCTCTGCTGCTACTCCTGCTTTGCTTCGTCTGTCATGCCGGTTCATGCACCGAGCAGGAGAGGGAATCTCTCCTCCAGTTCCTCTCCGGGCTATCGAACGATGGCGGCCTTGGTGTGTCATGGCAAAACGGCACAGACTGCTGCACCTGGGAAGGCATCACCTGCAGCGGAAACGGAGCGGTGGTCGAGGTGATCTCTCTGGCATCAAGAGGCCTTGAAGGGAGCATCTCACCATCCCTCGGCGACCTCACCGGTTTACTGAGGCTGAACTTGTCCCGCAACTCGTTGTCCGGTGGCTTACCGCTGGAACTGGTGTCATCCAGCAGCATTGTGGTCCTTGATGTCAGTTTTAACTACTTAACAGGAGGACTGAGTGAGCTGCCATCTTCAACCCCTGACCGGCCGCTGCAGGTATTGAACATCTCGAGCAACTTGTTTACAGGGAATTTTCCATCAACCACATGGGAGAGGATGAACAATCTGGTTGTGCTTAATGCCAGCAACAACAGATTTACTGGGCAGATGCCAACCTCGTTCTGTGCCAGCGCGCCATCTTTTGCTGTGCTTGAACTCAGCTATAACCAATTCAGTGGAAGAATCCCTGCGGGGCTCAGCAATTGCTCCAAGCTGACACTTCTGAGCGCTAGCTACAACAACCTCACCGGGACTCTTCCAGACGAGCTATTTGATCTGACCTCTTTGAAGCACCTCTGTTTTCTTAGAAACCAGTTAGAAGGATCAATCAAAGGCATCACCAAGCTTAAAAATCTAGTGACCATTGATCTTGGACAAAACAGGCTTAGTGGAAGTATCCCAAATTCGATAGGTCAGCTTAAGAGACTGGAGAAGCTCCATTTGGCATACAACAGCATGTCCGGGGAGTTGCCATCAACTGTAGGAAATTGCAGAAATCTTAAGAACATGAACCTCGGGGGCAACAACTTTTCAGGAGATCTTGGCAATGTCAACTTCTCCACATTACGCAATTTACAGTCCTTAGATCTTATGTCGAACAATTTCACCGGAACAGTGCCAGAAAGCATCTACTCATGCAGAAATCTAAGTGCATTGCAGCTGTCTAACAATAGCTTCCATGGCCAGCTCTCGGAGAAAATCCGCAATCTGAAGTGCCTCTCATTTGTATCACTTGTTGACATCTCTCTTACAAATATCACAGGTTCACTTCAGATACTTCAGAGCTGCAGGAACCTGACCACCTTGCTTATTGGGTACAACTTCATGCAAGAGACCATGCCAGAGGATGACGAGATTTATGGTTTTGAGAATCTTCGGATTTTTTCCCTGAACGATTGTTCATTGTCTGGAAAAATACCTAAATGGTTATCAAAGCTCACAAATCTGGAGATGCTATCTTTATATAACAATCAACTAAACGGAGCAATACCTGACTGGATCAGCAGCCTAAACTTCTTGTTCCATATAGACATTTCAAACAACAGCCTTTCAGGGGAAATTCCATCAGCCTTAGTTGAGATGCCAATGCTAAAATCAGATAATGTTCCACCAAAGGTCTTTGAGCTGCCTATCTGTACAGGTTATGCACTTCAATACCGAATAAACAGTGCATTCCCTAAAGTGCTGAATCTAGGCATCAATAATTTCACTGGCATCATCCCGAATGAGATTGGTCAGTTGAAGGCACTCCAGTTACTCAATTTGAGTTCCAACAGATTGTCTGGAGAGATACCAGAATCAATCTACAAGCTCACAAACCTACAGGTGCTTGATTTGTCCAGCAATAATCTCACTGGTACAATTCCTGATGGGCTGAACAAACTTCACTTCCTTTCAGCATTCAACATTTCTAACAATGACCTTGAAGGGCCAGTTCCAAATGCAGGACAGCTTAGCACATTCCCAAGTACTAGCTTTGATGGGAACCCAAAGTTGTGTGGTCCTATGCTTGCACGCCATTGTGGTTTAGCACAAACACCATTTGTCTCCACAAAACAAAATGCTGACAAGGTTGTATCATCATTTGTCTTTATGATTTCCTTTGGTGCATTCTTTGCTGTAGGGGTGTTATATGATCAGATTGTCCTATCAAGGTTTTTCTAG
- the LOC136351234 gene encoding receptor-like protein 3 has protein sequence MRPSQFPCSRSSSKLPTDLLGFALLTVLCLASSTDSCIDQEKSVLLQFLAGLSGDGGLSASWRNGTNCCTWEGITCNADMRIADILLASKALEGQISPSLGSLTGLLQLNLSHNSLSGELPLEGLVSSSSIVVLDVSFNHFSGALQELFIQSTIWPLQVLNISSNLFTGKFPTTTCKVMNNLVALNASNNSFIGQIPSSLCINSPSFGVLDLSSNQFGGSIPSDIGNCSMLRVLKGGRNNFKGPLPDELFNASSLEHLSFPNNDLNGVLDDANIIKLSKLSILDLQQNIFSGNIPKSIGQLKRLKELHLGENYLYGELPSTLGNCTNLKILDLKINYLSGDLGKINFSSLSNLMIIDLLVNNFNGTIPESIYDCTNLIALRLSWNKFHGEFSHRMDRLRSLSCLSVGWNDFTNITKALYILKSFSNLKTLLLGGNFNHETLLADETMDGFENLQYLEISGSSLHGKISLWLSKLTKLKVLQLSNNQLSGSVPAWINSLNFLFYLDISNNNLTGEFPTILTQIPMLKSDKRTNLDVRSRQRLVS, from the exons ATGAGACCTTCCCAGTTTCCatgcagcagaagcagcagcaaatTACCCACAGATTTACTTGGGTTTGCTCTGCTGACGGTGCTGTGTTTAGCTTCTTCCACCGACTCCTGCATAGACCAGGAGAAGAGTGTCCTCCTCCAGTTCCTTGCTGGCCTCTCAGGAGACGGTGGCCTCTCCGCATCATGGCGGAACGGCACAAATTGCTGCACATGGGAAGGCATCACCTGTAATGCAGACATGAGGATCGCTGATATTTTGCTCGCTTCTAAGGCCCTTGAAGGGCAGATCTCACCGTCTCTTGGCAGCCTCACCGGCCTGCTGCAGCTCAATCTTTCACACAATTCGCTGTCTGGTGAACTTCCATTGGAGGGGTTGGTGTCATCGAGCAGCATCGTCGTTCTTGATGTTAGCTTCAATCACTTCAGTGGAGCTTTGCAAGAGCTCTTCATTCAATCAACTATCTGGCCTCTTCAGGTACTGAACATCTCAAGCAACTTATTTACAGGGAAATTTCCAACAACCACATGTAAGGTGATGAACAATCTGGTGGCTCTTAATGCCAGCAACAACAGCTTTATAGGACAGATACCAAGTTCTTTGTGCATCAACTCACCATCCTTCGGGGTACTTGACCTCTCTTCCAATCAATTTGGTGGCAGCATACCCTCAGACATAGGCAACTGCTCCATGCTTAGAGTGCTCAAGGGTGGCCGCAACAACTTCAAGGGTCCACTCCCAGATGAACTATTCAATGCTTCATCATTGGAGCACCTTTCTTTCCCAAACAATGATCTAAATGGAGTACTTGATGATGCCAACATTATAAAGCTCAGCAAATTGTCTATCCTTGATCTCCAACAGAATATATTCAGTGGAAACATACCCAAGTCCATAGGTCAGCTCAAGAGATTGAAGGAGCTCCATTTGGGTGAGAACTACTTGTATGGGGAGCTGCCATCAACTTTAGGCAACTgcacaaatctcaaaatccTCGACCTCAAGATCAACTACCTCAGTGGAGACCTTGGCAAGATCAACTTTTCCAGCCTATCTAATCTAATGATAATTGATCTTCTCGTGAACAACTTCAATGGTACAATTCCAGAAAGCATTTATGATTGCACAAATTTGATTGCACTGAGACTTTCGTGGAACAAATTCCATGGTGAGTTCTCACACAGAATGGACAGACTGAGGTCTCTTTCCTGCCTGTCAGTTGGTTGGAATGATTTTACGAATATCACGAAGGCACTTTACATCCTCAAGAGCTTTAGCAACTTAAAAACTCTACTTCTTGGAGGGAACTTCAACCATGAGACATTGCTAGCAGATGAAACAATGGATGGTTTTGAAAATCTTCAGTACCTAGAAATAAGTGGTTCTTCTTTACATGGAAAAATTTCTCTTTGGCTATCAAAGCTCACAAAATTGAAGGTGCTGCAGTTATCCAATAATCAATTAAGCGGATCAGTGCCTGCCTGGATCAACAGCCTCAACTTCCTCTTCTATCTAGACATATCCAATAACAACCTTACAGGTGAATTTCCAACAATATTAACGCAGATTCCAATGCTGAAGTCAGACAAGAGAACCAATCTGGAT GTGCGATCCCGCCAGAGATTAGTCAGCTGA